The following proteins are co-located in the Vespa velutina chromosome 20, iVesVel2.1, whole genome shotgun sequence genome:
- the LOC124956121 gene encoding guanine nucleotide-releasing factor 2 isoform X6 produces the protein MPQYDESFLDSPIFRRRVRTYFVQKKSSTKSRSFKNTSVPLLLAVTDLNNDFSDSLSICSTQGKNKGCAFIENEKNKITESNEERSNGKARGGKLARRARSFKEDFLEKLSHMRSPGSGGTGAGGAESVVGGAGRASSPSSPRAPRDKNGVTGIGLGTGGTSSSSSGKDSNNAAGLEKNPLRDLHVHVRQVQLALLHFRDVVSKKKLEMLPGNGTVVLDTVTTIHTVLKSYLLYENSSTLGSATNQVYQALAQLLKLCDDVLLHGDQSSALDTENVTHIIGLVEEAVKNLVSLAHEKISNRQKPVSITINNRASGYGLELAPQRNSLPDIPLTPREREILEQTAANNSLVRSSHSSESILRDSSPPPKPPLPDRTNVCFSEENSSSGTPPPLPPKRRTRTQQLLDESESFLASSLDRVSLRSRSPEDSSSILSASAGSLDSALNHSRDEDEIRAIMGPNDESLNDSMDLSLIATIKSIDGKIERFSTQTHESGFVSMHSQRSSSQSYTTASSTTSKRSSQQSSISYSSQTFSTQQQSLYQQKFTSDSNGSVFMQKTMSSSKSTTDNMNITGSGDAVMLEKLKNEMESITISDANGIPPALPEKRSKRRRERQPSQYDNVPENEHLSTCSLHTSNGDSSDTNKPPPLPLKKKHMFQSVAYSVMAYMEMFGNCSHSNNDFISGLGTRHSVAAYNSMQAEWQQHEMALTTTQSCSFMAHTVTNLHDTTSVSISMTPSITEITNNSSLPPALPPKRSRSIKSNATPSIVSPKPTISMQSIHTSDSILSSTPVKIDEPPSYNDAFLDKKDVVSSTPVKLNITGTALDIALPTSRPASNALSSVSISDNTLELRDIDQDDNILEELDISKYLVFKKSDEEGPDIRGGHPDALLIHATKANKHDEKESDFLYQEAFLTTYRTFMQPLELIQKLHKRHQRFSCSPDVTKQRAAREAFSLLVRVVSDLTMSDLDDTLLQTLMEFVQQLVCSGDLTMAKALRVKILEKHAAKQLQYAQPILSSLSVTTKQASLLDFKSEQIAEQMTLLDADLFMKIEIPEVLIWAQEQNEERSPNLTRFTEHFNKMSYWARSRILEHRLENEAKDREKYVVKFIKIMKHLRKINNFNSYLALLSALDSAPIRRLEWQKHITEGLKEYCALIDSSSSFRAYRQALAETQPPCIPYIGLVLQDLTFVHIGNSDLLPDGTINFSKRWQQFNIVENMKRFKKGTYSFKKHDRIITFFNNFSDFLCEEAMWQISESIKPRGGKKVQSQN, from the exons ATGCCACAATATGACGAATCTTTTCTCGATTCGCCAATCTTCAGACGACGTGTACGAACTTATTTCGTACAAAAGAAATCCTCGACGAAATCAAGATCGTTCAAGAATACGTCTGTACCTTTGTTGTTGGCCGTGACCGATCTCAATAACGATTTCTCTGATTCGCTTTCGATCTGCAGTACGCAAG GGAAAAACAAAGGATGCGCATTCATTGAAAATG aaaaaaataaaattacagaaAGCAACGAGGAACGTTCAAACGGAAAGGCGCGCGGCGGTAAGCTCGCGCGTCGAGCACGCTCCTTTAAGGAGGACTTTTTGGAGAAGCTTTCACACATGCGTTCTCCGGGTAGCGGTGGTACAGGGGCAGGCGGCGCAGAGAGCGTCGTAGGAGGAGCCGGCCGAGCAAGTTCACCTTCGTCGCCACGAGCACCGCGTGATAAAAATGGAGTTACTGGAATTGGACTTGGAACAGGTGGaacatcgtcgtcatcgtcaggAAAGGATAGTAATAATGCAGCTGGTCTTGAAAAAAATCCTTTACGAGACTTGCATGTTCACGTGAGACAAGTACAGCTTGCTCTTCTGCATTTTCGGGATGTTgtctcgaaaaagaaattggaaatGTTGCCAGGTAATGGGACAGTGGTTCTCGACACTGTTACCACCATACACACGGTACTCAAGTCCTATCTTCTCTATGAAaatag TTCCACGCTAGGATCCGCAACCAATCAAGTTTATCAAGCACTCGCTCAGTTATTAAAGCTTTGCGACGATGTCTTGTTACACGGCGATCAATCTTCTGCTTTGGATACCGAAAATGTTACCCATATTATCGGTTTGGTCGAAGAAGCAGTTAAGAATTTGGTTTCCCTTGCTCATGAGAAGATTTCTAATCGACAGAAACCTGTTAGCATTACGATTAACAATCG TGCATCGGGTTATGGATTGGAACTTGCTCCTCAGAGGAACTCGCTGCCGGATATACCTTTAACAccaagggaaagagagatctTAGAACAGACCGCTGCCAACAATAGTCTTGTTCGAAGTTCTCATAGTTCTGAATCTATTTTAAGGGATTCGAGTCCACCACCAAAACCTCCTCTTCCTGATAG AACGAACGTATGCTTCTCCGAAGAAAACAGTTCGTCAGGTACACCACCACCTTTACCACCGAAAAGAAGAACCAGAACTCAACAATTGCTCGACGAGTCTGAGAGTTTCTTAGCATCTAGTCTCGATAGGGTTTCCTTGCGTAGTCGATCACCGGAAgactcttcttctattttaagTGCATCAGCTGGTAGTTTGGATTCTGCTTTAAATCATTCGCGTGACGAGGATGAAATTCGAGCGATCATGGGACCAAACGATGAGTCTCTCAATGATAGTATGGATCTCAGTCTTATAGCTACCATTAAAA GTATTgatggaaaaatagaaagattttCAACCCAAACACATGAATCCGGTTTTGTGTCGATGCATTCTCAAAGAAGTTCTTCTCAAAGTTACACGACTGCTTCTAGTACAACTTCAAAAAGGTCATCGCAACAAAGCAGTATCAGTTATAGTTCCCAAACGTTTAGTACCCAACAACAATCTCTTTATCAACAAAAGTTTACATCTGATAGCAATGGTTCTGTTTTCATGCAAAAAACAATGAGCAGCTCTAAAAGTACCACggataatatgaatataacgGGAAGTGGCGATGCCGTTAtgttagaaaaattgaaaaat GAAATGGAATCAATTACTATATCCGATGCTAATGGAATACCACCTGCATTGCCAGAAAAACGATCTAAACGGAGAAGAGAACGTCAACCGTCGCAATACGACAATGTACCTGAAAATGAACATTTGTCTACTTGCAGTTTGCACACCAGTAACGGCGACAGTTCGGATACCAATAAACCACCACCTCTTCcgctgaaaaaaaaacata TGTTCCAATCAGTGGCATATTCTG TTATGGCATACATGGAGATGTTTGGAAATTGCTCTCACAGCAACAACGACTTCATTTCTGGCCTTGGAACTCGTCATTCTGTAGCAGCTTACAATTCCATGCAAGCAGAATGGCAGCAACATGAAATGGCACTCACTACGACTCAATCTTGTTCTTTTATGGCTCATACGGTAACTAACTTGCATGACACCACAAG cGTTTCTATATCTATGACTCCAAGCATTAcggaaataacaaataattctaGTCTTCCTCCGGCTTTACCACCAAAGAGATCACGATCTATCAAATCAAATGCTACACCTTCGATAGTTTCACCAAAGCCTACGATTAGTATGCAAAGCATACATACATCTGATTCAATTTTATCATCGACTCCTGTCAAAATTGATGAGCCGCCGTCATATAATGATGCTtttcttgataaaaaagatgttGTATCGTCAACTCCAGTGAAATTG aatatcaCCGGTACTGCATTAGACATAGCATTACCAACTTCCAGACCTGCAAGTAATGCTCTTTCTTCTGTATCCATTAGCGATAACACTTTGGAATTAAGGGATATAGATCAGGATGATAATATATTGGAAGAATTAGATATCAGTAAATATttagtttttaaaaaatctgaTGAAGAAGGACCCGATATACGTGGTGGACATCCTGATGCATTATTAATTCATGCTACCAAAGCAAATAAGCatg ACGAAAAGGAATCAG ACTTTTTATATCAGGAAGCTTTTCTGACAACATACAGAACATTTATGCAACCGCttgaattaattcaaaaattacATAAACGACATCAACGTTTTTCCTGTTCTCCAGATGTTACGAAGCAACGAGCAGCTCGAGAAGCTTTCTCCCTATTAGTTAGAGTAGTCAGTGATTTAAC TATGTCAGATCTTGACGATACCTTATTACAAACTTTAATGGAATTCGTACAGCAATTAGTATGCAGTGGTGATTTAACAATGGCTAAAGCTTTACGAgtgaaaatattagaaaagcaTGCCGCTAAGCAATTACAATACGCACAACcaattttatcttctctcaGTGTAACGACGAAACAAGCATCACTTCTAGATTTTAAAAGCGAACAAATCGCAGAACAAATGACTCTATTAGACGcagatttatttatgaaaattgaaattccTGAGGTATTAATTTGGGCTCAGGAacaaaatgaagagagaagtCCAAATCTTACAAGATTCACagaacattttaataaaatgtcatATTGGGCTAGATCCAGGATATTAGAGCATAGATTGGAGAACGAAGCtaaggatagagaaaaatatgttgtcaagttcattaaaataatgaaacatcttagaaaaataaataattttaatagttatCTTGCCTTGCTTTCTGCATTAGACAGTGCACCAATTAGAAGACTTGAATGGCAGAAGCATATTACGGAAGGTTTGAAGGAATATTGTGCTCTTATCGATAGTTCAAGCAGTTTTCGAGCATATAGGCAAGCTTTAGCAGAAACTCAACCACCATGCATCCCATATAT TGGGCTTGTGTTACAAGACCTTACATTTGTGCATATTGGGAACAGTGATTTGTTACCGGACGGTACtatcaatttttctaaaagatggcaacaatttaatattgttgAAAATATGAAGAGATTCAAAAAAGG tACATACTCCTTCAAGAAACACGATCGTATTATTACGTTCTTCAACAACTTCAGTGATTTCCTCTGTGAGGAAGCAATGTGGCAAATTTCTGAAAGTATTAAGCCACGTGGTGGAAAGAAAGTTCAATCGCAAAACTAG
- the LOC124956121 gene encoding guanine nucleotide-releasing factor 2 isoform X1 — MPQYDESFLDSPIFRRRVRTYFVQKKSSTKSRSFKNTSVPLLLAVTDLNNDFSDSLSICSTQGKNKGCAFIENEKNKITESNEERSNGKARGGKLARRARSFKEDFLEKLSHMRSPGSGGTGAGGAESVVGGAGRASSPSSPRAPRDKNGVTGIGLGTGGTSSSSSGKDSNNAAGLEKNPLRDLHVHVRQVQLALLHFRDVVSKKKLEMLPGNGTVVLDTVTTIHTVLKSYLLYENSSTLGSATNQVYQALAQLLKLCDDVLLHGDQSSALDTENVTHIIGLVEEAVKNLVSLAHEKISNRQKPVSITINNRASGYGLELAPQRNSLPDIPLTPREREILEQTAANNSLVRSSHSSESILRDSSPPPKPPLPDRTNVCFSEENSSSGTPPPLPPKRRTRTQQLLDESESFLASSLDRVSLRSRSPEDSSSILSASAGSLDSALNHSRDEDEIRAIMGPNDESLNDSMDLSLIATIKSMQVNGTSNCACWDSSESSIPSTMLLGQQTPQEILNPFTGIDGKIERFSTQTHESGFVSMHSQRSSSQSYTTASSTTSKRSSQQSSISYSSQTFSTQQQSLYQQKFTSDSNGSVFMQKTMSSSKSTTDNMNITGSGDAVMLEKLKNEMESITISDANGIPPALPEKRSKRRRERQPSQYDNVPENEHLSTCSLHTSNGDSSDTNKPPPLPLKKKHMFQSVAYSVMAYMEMFGNCSHSNNDFISGLGTRHSVAAYNSMQAEWQQHEMALTTTQSCSFMAHTVTNLHDTTSVSISMTPSITEITNNSSLPPALPPKRSRSIKSNATPSIVSPKPTISMQSIHTSDSILSSTPVKIDEPPSYNDAFLDKKDVVSSTPVKLNITGTALDIALPTSRPASNALSSVSISDNTLELRDIDQDDNILEELDISKYLVFKKSDEEGPDIRGGHPDALLIHATKANKHDEKESDFLYQEAFLTTYRTFMQPLELIQKLHKRHQRFSCSPDVTKQRAAREAFSLLVRVVSDLTMSDLDDTLLQTLMEFVQQLVCSGDLTMAKALRVKILEKHAAKQLQYAQPILSSLSVTTKQASLLDFKSEQIAEQMTLLDADLFMKIEIPEVLIWAQEQNEERSPNLTRFTEHFNKMSYWARSRILEHRLENEAKDREKYVVKFIKIMKHLRKINNFNSYLALLSALDSAPIRRLEWQKHITEGLKEYCALIDSSSSFRAYRQALAETQPPCIPYIGLVLQDLTFVHIGNSDLLPDGTINFSKRWQQFNIVENMKRFKKGTYSFKKHDRIITFFNNFSDFLCEEAMWQISESIKPRGGKKVQSQN; from the exons ATGCCACAATATGACGAATCTTTTCTCGATTCGCCAATCTTCAGACGACGTGTACGAACTTATTTCGTACAAAAGAAATCCTCGACGAAATCAAGATCGTTCAAGAATACGTCTGTACCTTTGTTGTTGGCCGTGACCGATCTCAATAACGATTTCTCTGATTCGCTTTCGATCTGCAGTACGCAAG GGAAAAACAAAGGATGCGCATTCATTGAAAATG aaaaaaataaaattacagaaAGCAACGAGGAACGTTCAAACGGAAAGGCGCGCGGCGGTAAGCTCGCGCGTCGAGCACGCTCCTTTAAGGAGGACTTTTTGGAGAAGCTTTCACACATGCGTTCTCCGGGTAGCGGTGGTACAGGGGCAGGCGGCGCAGAGAGCGTCGTAGGAGGAGCCGGCCGAGCAAGTTCACCTTCGTCGCCACGAGCACCGCGTGATAAAAATGGAGTTACTGGAATTGGACTTGGAACAGGTGGaacatcgtcgtcatcgtcaggAAAGGATAGTAATAATGCAGCTGGTCTTGAAAAAAATCCTTTACGAGACTTGCATGTTCACGTGAGACAAGTACAGCTTGCTCTTCTGCATTTTCGGGATGTTgtctcgaaaaagaaattggaaatGTTGCCAGGTAATGGGACAGTGGTTCTCGACACTGTTACCACCATACACACGGTACTCAAGTCCTATCTTCTCTATGAAaatag TTCCACGCTAGGATCCGCAACCAATCAAGTTTATCAAGCACTCGCTCAGTTATTAAAGCTTTGCGACGATGTCTTGTTACACGGCGATCAATCTTCTGCTTTGGATACCGAAAATGTTACCCATATTATCGGTTTGGTCGAAGAAGCAGTTAAGAATTTGGTTTCCCTTGCTCATGAGAAGATTTCTAATCGACAGAAACCTGTTAGCATTACGATTAACAATCG TGCATCGGGTTATGGATTGGAACTTGCTCCTCAGAGGAACTCGCTGCCGGATATACCTTTAACAccaagggaaagagagatctTAGAACAGACCGCTGCCAACAATAGTCTTGTTCGAAGTTCTCATAGTTCTGAATCTATTTTAAGGGATTCGAGTCCACCACCAAAACCTCCTCTTCCTGATAG AACGAACGTATGCTTCTCCGAAGAAAACAGTTCGTCAGGTACACCACCACCTTTACCACCGAAAAGAAGAACCAGAACTCAACAATTGCTCGACGAGTCTGAGAGTTTCTTAGCATCTAGTCTCGATAGGGTTTCCTTGCGTAGTCGATCACCGGAAgactcttcttctattttaagTGCATCAGCTGGTAGTTTGGATTCTGCTTTAAATCATTCGCGTGACGAGGATGAAATTCGAGCGATCATGGGACCAAACGATGAGTCTCTCAATGATAGTATGGATCTCAGTCTTATAGCTACCATTAAAA GTATGCAAGTTAATGGGACCTCTAATTGTGCTTGTTGGGATAGTTCTGAAAGCAGTATACCAAGTACTATGTTACTAGGACAACAAACACCGCAAGAAATTCTTAATCCGTTCACCG GTATTgatggaaaaatagaaagattttCAACCCAAACACATGAATCCGGTTTTGTGTCGATGCATTCTCAAAGAAGTTCTTCTCAAAGTTACACGACTGCTTCTAGTACAACTTCAAAAAGGTCATCGCAACAAAGCAGTATCAGTTATAGTTCCCAAACGTTTAGTACCCAACAACAATCTCTTTATCAACAAAAGTTTACATCTGATAGCAATGGTTCTGTTTTCATGCAAAAAACAATGAGCAGCTCTAAAAGTACCACggataatatgaatataacgGGAAGTGGCGATGCCGTTAtgttagaaaaattgaaaaat GAAATGGAATCAATTACTATATCCGATGCTAATGGAATACCACCTGCATTGCCAGAAAAACGATCTAAACGGAGAAGAGAACGTCAACCGTCGCAATACGACAATGTACCTGAAAATGAACATTTGTCTACTTGCAGTTTGCACACCAGTAACGGCGACAGTTCGGATACCAATAAACCACCACCTCTTCcgctgaaaaaaaaacata TGTTCCAATCAGTGGCATATTCTG TTATGGCATACATGGAGATGTTTGGAAATTGCTCTCACAGCAACAACGACTTCATTTCTGGCCTTGGAACTCGTCATTCTGTAGCAGCTTACAATTCCATGCAAGCAGAATGGCAGCAACATGAAATGGCACTCACTACGACTCAATCTTGTTCTTTTATGGCTCATACGGTAACTAACTTGCATGACACCACAAG cGTTTCTATATCTATGACTCCAAGCATTAcggaaataacaaataattctaGTCTTCCTCCGGCTTTACCACCAAAGAGATCACGATCTATCAAATCAAATGCTACACCTTCGATAGTTTCACCAAAGCCTACGATTAGTATGCAAAGCATACATACATCTGATTCAATTTTATCATCGACTCCTGTCAAAATTGATGAGCCGCCGTCATATAATGATGCTtttcttgataaaaaagatgttGTATCGTCAACTCCAGTGAAATTG aatatcaCCGGTACTGCATTAGACATAGCATTACCAACTTCCAGACCTGCAAGTAATGCTCTTTCTTCTGTATCCATTAGCGATAACACTTTGGAATTAAGGGATATAGATCAGGATGATAATATATTGGAAGAATTAGATATCAGTAAATATttagtttttaaaaaatctgaTGAAGAAGGACCCGATATACGTGGTGGACATCCTGATGCATTATTAATTCATGCTACCAAAGCAAATAAGCatg ACGAAAAGGAATCAG ACTTTTTATATCAGGAAGCTTTTCTGACAACATACAGAACATTTATGCAACCGCttgaattaattcaaaaattacATAAACGACATCAACGTTTTTCCTGTTCTCCAGATGTTACGAAGCAACGAGCAGCTCGAGAAGCTTTCTCCCTATTAGTTAGAGTAGTCAGTGATTTAAC TATGTCAGATCTTGACGATACCTTATTACAAACTTTAATGGAATTCGTACAGCAATTAGTATGCAGTGGTGATTTAACAATGGCTAAAGCTTTACGAgtgaaaatattagaaaagcaTGCCGCTAAGCAATTACAATACGCACAACcaattttatcttctctcaGTGTAACGACGAAACAAGCATCACTTCTAGATTTTAAAAGCGAACAAATCGCAGAACAAATGACTCTATTAGACGcagatttatttatgaaaattgaaattccTGAGGTATTAATTTGGGCTCAGGAacaaaatgaagagagaagtCCAAATCTTACAAGATTCACagaacattttaataaaatgtcatATTGGGCTAGATCCAGGATATTAGAGCATAGATTGGAGAACGAAGCtaaggatagagaaaaatatgttgtcaagttcattaaaataatgaaacatcttagaaaaataaataattttaatagttatCTTGCCTTGCTTTCTGCATTAGACAGTGCACCAATTAGAAGACTTGAATGGCAGAAGCATATTACGGAAGGTTTGAAGGAATATTGTGCTCTTATCGATAGTTCAAGCAGTTTTCGAGCATATAGGCAAGCTTTAGCAGAAACTCAACCACCATGCATCCCATATAT TGGGCTTGTGTTACAAGACCTTACATTTGTGCATATTGGGAACAGTGATTTGTTACCGGACGGTACtatcaatttttctaaaagatggcaacaatttaatattgttgAAAATATGAAGAGATTCAAAAAAGG tACATACTCCTTCAAGAAACACGATCGTATTATTACGTTCTTCAACAACTTCAGTGATTTCCTCTGTGAGGAAGCAATGTGGCAAATTTCTGAAAGTATTAAGCCACGTGGTGGAAAGAAAGTTCAATCGCAAAACTAG